In bacterium, one DNA window encodes the following:
- the xseA gene encoding exodeoxyribonuclease VII large subunit: MDHWDTTPSSYSVTEFTRRIKSLLETELPPVWLHGEISNFVRHTSGHLYFSLKDESAQIACVMWRSRTASLLTTPCDGMQVLLFGQVTLYEKRGVYQIDVVKMIPAGVGQLQLALEKLKARLAAEGLFDQAHKRPLPVLPQRIGIVTSPTGAALRDLVQIARRRMPSIGIVLRPALVQGEGAAADIAAAIAEFNAWGQVDVIIVGRGGGSLEDLWAFNEEVVARAIYDSRIPVVAAVGHEIDVTIADFVADLRAPTPSAAAELVVPDAGALRRRLAEVARLLLNATRRRLDLDRLRLKGLRARHGLRRPLDLVHQRRQRLDELDHLRLLALTSRLQRERSRAKALAQRCRDLAPGAVLQRGYALCWRPEDEHFLHSAAGLAPDDELIIQLSSDRLESRITMIHPGLTVLDERKPKDGKPAQERGVEP; encoded by the coding sequence ATGGATCACTGGGACACGACCCCTTCAAGCTATTCCGTCACGGAATTCACCCGCCGGATCAAATCCCTGCTCGAGACCGAGCTGCCACCGGTCTGGCTGCATGGCGAGATCTCCAATTTTGTCCGGCACACCTCGGGGCATCTGTACTTCTCCCTCAAGGATGAATCGGCCCAGATCGCCTGTGTGATGTGGCGCAGCCGCACCGCGTCGCTGCTCACCACGCCCTGTGACGGGATGCAGGTGCTGCTGTTTGGCCAGGTCACGCTCTATGAAAAACGCGGCGTCTACCAGATCGATGTGGTCAAGATGATCCCGGCGGGGGTGGGGCAGCTGCAGTTGGCTCTGGAAAAGCTCAAGGCGCGGCTGGCGGCCGAGGGACTCTTTGATCAAGCGCATAAAAGGCCGTTGCCGGTCCTGCCGCAGCGCATCGGCATCGTCACCTCGCCGACTGGGGCGGCGCTCCGCGATCTGGTTCAGATCGCGCGGCGGCGCATGCCGTCCATCGGTATTGTGCTGCGCCCGGCTTTGGTTCAGGGCGAGGGAGCGGCGGCGGATATTGCGGCCGCGATTGCCGAATTCAATGCCTGGGGCCAGGTCGATGTGATCATTGTCGGTCGGGGAGGAGGCAGTCTCGAAGACTTGTGGGCTTTTAACGAGGAGGTGGTGGCCCGGGCGATTTACGATTCGCGTATCCCGGTTGTCGCGGCGGTGGGCCACGAAATTGATGTCACGATTGCCGATTTTGTCGCCGACCTGCGCGCGCCGACGCCATCAGCGGCGGCTGAGCTGGTGGTCCCCGATGCTGGCGCGCTGCGCCGCCGCCTGGCCGAAGTGGCCCGGCTCCTGCTCAACGCCACCCGGCGCCGGCTCGACCTTGACCGCCTGCGCCTTAAGGGGTTGCGCGCGCGCCACGGCCTGCGCCGGCCCCTGGACCTCGTCCATCAGCGGCGCCAGCGCCTCGATGAGCTCGACCACCTCCGCCTCCTTGCCTTGACCAGCCGCCTGCAGCGCGAACGCAGCCGCGCCAAGGCGCTCGCCCAACGCTGCCGCGACCTGGCACCCGGCGCCGTGCTCCAACGCGGCTATGCCCTCTGCTGGCGTCCGGAGGACGAACACTTTTTGCACAGTGCGGCCGGCCTGGCCCCGGACGATGAACTTATCATTCAGCTGTCCAGCGACCGTCTGGAGAGCCGTATTACCATGATCCATCCCGGGCTGACAGTCCTCGATGAGCGGAAGCCGAAGGATGGAAAGCCTGCACAAGAGAGAGGAGTGGAGCCATGA